In Phocoena phocoena chromosome 8, mPhoPho1.1, whole genome shotgun sequence, the following are encoded in one genomic region:
- the POU2AF1 gene encoding POU domain class 2-associating factor 1, giving the protein MLWQKPTAPEQAPAPPRPYQGVRVKEPVKELLRRKRGHASSGPPVAPTAVVLPHQPLATYTTVGPSCLDMEVSASTVTEEGALCAGWLSQPAPATLQPLAPWAPYTEYVSHEAVSCPYSADMYVQPVCPSYTVVGPSSVLTYASQPLITNVTTRSAATPTVGPQLEGPEHQAPLTYFPWPQPLSTLPTSTLQYQPPAPALPGPQFVQLPISIPEPVLQDVEDPRRAISSLTIDKLLLEEEDSDTYALNHTLSVEGF; this is encoded by the exons ATGCTCTGGCAAAAAC CCACAGCTCCAGAGCAAGCCCCGGCCCCACCCCGGCCGTACCAGGGCGTGCGGGTGAAGGAGCCAGTGAAGGAGCTGCTGCGGAGGAAACGTGGCCACGCCAGCAGCGGGCCGCCGGTGGCACCGACCGCG gtggtgctGCCCCATCAGCCCCTGGCGACCTACACCACAGTAG GTCCTTCCTGCCTTGACATGGAGGTCTCTGCTTCCACAGTGACGGAGGAGGGGGCCCTGTGTGCCGGCTGGCTCTCCCAGCCCGCCCCAgccaccctccagcccctggccccaTGGGCACCCTATACGGAGTATGTGTCCCATGAGGCTGTCAGCTGCCCCTACTCAGCTGACATGTATGTGCAGCCCGTGTGCCCCAGCTACACGGTTGTGGGACCCTCCTCGGTGCTGACCTACGCCTCCCAGCCGCTCATCACCAATGTCACG ACGAGAAGTGCTGCCACACCCACAGTGGGACCCCAGCTGGAGGGCCCAGAGCACCAGGCACCTCTCACCTATTTCCCGTGGCCTCAGCCCCTGTCCACGCTGCCCACCTCCACCCTACAGTAccagcctccagccccagccctgccgggGCCCCAGTTTGTCCAGCTCCCTATCTCTATCCCGGAGCCAGTCCTTCAGGACGTGGAAGACCCCAGGAGAGCCATCAGTTCCCTGACCATCGACAAGCTGCTTTTGGAGGAAGAGGATAGCGATACCTATGCGCTCAACCACACGCTTTCCGTGGAAGGCTTTTAG